One region of Streptomyces davaonensis JCM 4913 genomic DNA includes:
- a CDS encoding sensor histidine kinase encodes MARPGFLLSPWPWRAAAYLLTGVVTGLAALVAIVTLVAVGGVLAIVLVGLPLLACAALAGLPVAAVERRRLRLIDARPARGRHREPAEPGLWCWFTTRLRERQTWRELGYALLFAVLLWPADALIVTMALLFPASMVATPLLMATVGDGQEAKVLKQWTVTDWPAAVGVALLGVLLLAAGAYVLAVTAGARAELTRLLIAPRDADLGERVVELARSRVRLVDAFEAERRRIERDLHDGAQQRLVALTMTLGLARLDAPPGPLADQLAKAHEEAGRVLEELRELIQGIHPQVLADYGLGAAVADAADRSAIPVDVDLDLPGRMSRAVESAAYFVVCEALANVDKHSGARRARVSGGHDAGRLVLQVRDDGRGGADAVRGSGLTGLADRVSVLDGRLSLSSPPGGPTLLRVEIPCELKRTERTETAGPTGRSA; translated from the coding sequence CTGGCCCGGCCGGGCTTTCTGCTGTCGCCGTGGCCCTGGCGTGCCGCCGCCTACTTGCTGACCGGCGTGGTCACCGGGCTCGCTGCGCTGGTGGCGATCGTGACGCTGGTGGCGGTCGGCGGGGTTCTGGCGATCGTCCTTGTCGGGCTGCCGTTGCTGGCCTGCGCTGCCCTCGCCGGGCTGCCCGTGGCCGCGGTGGAGCGGCGCAGGCTGCGGCTGATCGACGCAAGGCCCGCGCGGGGGAGGCATCGCGAGCCCGCCGAGCCCGGACTGTGGTGCTGGTTCACCACGCGGCTGAGGGAGCGGCAGACCTGGCGGGAACTCGGGTACGCGCTTCTCTTCGCCGTCCTGCTTTGGCCCGCGGACGCGCTAATCGTCACCATGGCGCTGCTGTTTCCGGCGTCGATGGTCGCCACCCCGCTGCTGATGGCGACGGTCGGCGACGGCCAGGAGGCCAAGGTGCTCAAGCAGTGGACGGTCACCGACTGGCCGGCCGCCGTCGGTGTGGCCCTGCTCGGGGTGCTGCTGCTCGCCGCGGGCGCCTATGTGCTCGCGGTGACGGCCGGTGCCCGCGCGGAGCTGACCCGGCTGCTGATCGCCCCGCGTGATGCGGATCTCGGTGAGCGGGTCGTCGAACTCGCCCGCTCCCGGGTGCGGTTGGTCGACGCGTTCGAGGCGGAGCGGCGCCGTATCGAACGCGATCTGCACGACGGCGCCCAGCAACGCCTCGTGGCCCTGACCATGACCCTCGGCCTCGCCCGCCTGGACGCCCCGCCCGGTCCCCTCGCCGACCAGCTCGCCAAGGCCCACGAGGAGGCCGGGCGAGTCCTGGAGGAACTGCGCGAGCTGATCCAGGGCATCCACCCGCAGGTCCTCGCCGACTACGGCCTCGGCGCGGCCGTGGCCGACGCCGCCGACCGCAGCGCGATCCCCGTGGACGTCGACCTCGACCTGCCCGGGCGTATGTCGCGGGCGGTGGAGAGCGCCGCGTACTTCGTGGTGTGCGAGGCGCTCGCCAATGTGGACAAGCACAGTGGCGCCCGGCGCGCCCGGGTCAGCGGTGGTCACGACGCCGGGCGGCTGGTGCTCCAGGTGCGGGACGACGGCCGGGGCGGTGCGGACGCGGTCAGGGGCAGCGGGCTGACCGGTCTCGCCGACCGGGTGTCAGTGCTCGATGGCAGACTCTCCTTGTCCAGTCCGCCGGGCGGACCGACCCTGCTGCGTGTGGAGATTCCTTGCGAGCTGAAGCGGACCGAGCGCACGGAGACCGCCGGACCCACCGGCCGCTCCGCGTAG
- a CDS encoding flavin-containing monooxygenase, translated as MTEHEHVRVAVIGSGFGGLGAAVRLRREGVTDFVVLERASSVGGTWRDNSYPGCACDVPSHLYSFSFAPNPDWPRTFSGQEHIRAYLEHVADVFRLRPHIRFDSEVKRMAWNAERLCWDIETTGGNLSADLVVSATGPLSDPKVPDVPGLDSFPGKVFHSARWDHDYDLRGKRVAMVGTGASAIQIVPAIQPEVSRLTLFQRTPPWVMPRMDRAISGVERWLHRQLPFTTQARRGLLWGIRELQVQAFTKHPNELGLVEKLAQQNMARAIKDPALRAKLTPDYRIGCKRILLSSEYYPALARPNVDVVASGLTEVRGSTVVAADGTETEVDAIVFGTGFHVTDMPIAERVVGADGRSLAEAWKGGMEALRGASAAGFPNWMTVIGPNTGLGNSSMILMIESQLNYLADYVRQLDVLGGRVALDARPSAVRAWNHRVQERMKRTVWNTGGCTSWYLDASGRNTTIWPGTTGEFRRATRRVDLAEYTVVRAASAEDGAGGRAGADQGASASNGRTSAEGSAAATEGRQGAKNGATATKERASAKKGGSSGKGREVADARPEAGA; from the coding sequence ATGACCGAACACGAGCATGTACGGGTGGCGGTGATCGGATCCGGGTTCGGCGGGCTCGGGGCCGCGGTGCGGCTGCGGCGCGAGGGCGTCACCGACTTCGTCGTCCTGGAGCGGGCGTCCAGCGTCGGCGGCACCTGGCGGGACAACAGCTACCCCGGGTGCGCCTGCGACGTCCCGTCGCACCTGTACTCCTTCTCCTTCGCACCCAACCCCGACTGGCCGCGCACCTTCTCCGGCCAGGAGCACATCCGCGCCTATCTGGAGCACGTCGCGGACGTCTTCCGGCTGCGCCCGCACATCCGCTTCGACTCCGAGGTGAAGCGGATGGCCTGGAACGCCGAGCGGCTGTGCTGGGACATCGAGACCACCGGCGGGAACCTCTCGGCCGACCTCGTGGTCTCGGCCACCGGGCCGCTGTCCGACCCCAAGGTCCCGGACGTCCCGGGGCTCGACTCCTTCCCCGGCAAGGTCTTCCACTCCGCCCGCTGGGACCACGACTACGACCTGCGCGGCAAGCGGGTCGCCATGGTCGGCACCGGGGCCTCCGCGATCCAGATCGTGCCGGCCATCCAGCCGGAGGTCTCCCGGCTCACCCTCTTCCAGCGCACCCCGCCGTGGGTGATGCCGCGCATGGACCGCGCGATCAGTGGCGTGGAGCGCTGGCTGCACCGGCAGCTCCCCTTCACCACCCAGGCCCGGCGCGGACTGCTCTGGGGCATTCGCGAACTCCAGGTGCAGGCGTTCACCAAGCACCCGAACGAACTCGGCCTGGTCGAGAAGCTCGCCCAGCAGAACATGGCGCGCGCCATCAAGGACCCGGCGCTGCGGGCCAAGCTCACGCCGGACTACCGCATCGGCTGCAAGCGGATCCTGCTCAGCAGCGAGTACTACCCGGCGCTCGCCCGGCCGAATGTCGATGTCGTCGCCAGCGGGCTCACCGAGGTCCGCGGTTCGACGGTCGTCGCCGCCGACGGCACCGAGACCGAGGTCGACGCGATCGTCTTCGGCACCGGCTTCCATGTCACCGACATGCCCATCGCGGAGCGGGTCGTCGGCGCGGACGGGCGGTCGCTCGCCGAGGCGTGGAAGGGCGGTATGGAGGCGCTGCGGGGCGCGTCCGCCGCCGGGTTCCCGAACTGGATGACGGTCATCGGGCCCAATACCGGGCTCGGCAACTCGTCGATGATCCTCATGATCGAGAGCCAGCTCAACTATCTGGCCGACTATGTGCGGCAGTTGGACGTCCTCGGCGGACGCGTCGCCCTGGACGCGCGCCCGAGCGCCGTGCGCGCCTGGAACCACCGCGTGCAGGAGCGCATGAAGCGCACGGTGTGGAACACCGGCGGCTGCACGAGCTGGTACCTGGACGCGAGCGGCCGCAACACCACGATCTGGCCGGGCACGACGGGAGAGTTCCGGCGCGCGACCCGGCGCGTGGACCTCGCGGAGTACACGGTGGTGCGCGCCGCGAGCGCGGAGGACGGCGCCGGGGGGCGTGCGGGCGCGGATCAAGGCGCCAGCGCGTCGAATGGGCGCACCAGCGCGGAGGGCAGCGCGGCCGCAACAGAGGGGCGCCAGGGCGCGAAGAACGGCGCCACCGCCACCAAGGAGCGTGCCAGCGCGAAGAAGGGCGGCAGTTCCGGCAAGGGGCGCGAAGTCGCCGACGCGCGCCCGGAGGCGGGCGCATGA
- a CDS encoding LuxR C-terminal-related transcriptional regulator: protein MLLREGLIGLLDRCGHDVVAAVGDAPALLAAVEEHEPDIVVTDVRMPPGFQDEGLHAAVRLREKRPALPVLVLSQYVQRTYAADLLDSGDGSGVGYLLKDRVGQVEEFTAALAEVAAGGTVVDPEVVRQLLRRRRDPLERLTPREREVLALVAEGRSNGSIARALVVSEAAVGKHIGSILTKLDLPPAEETHRRVLAVLAYLRG from the coding sequence GTGCTGCTGCGCGAAGGCCTGATCGGTCTGCTCGACCGCTGCGGTCATGACGTGGTCGCGGCTGTCGGCGACGCTCCGGCGCTGCTCGCCGCCGTCGAGGAGCACGAGCCGGACATCGTGGTGACCGACGTCCGTATGCCGCCCGGTTTCCAGGACGAGGGGCTGCACGCGGCCGTCCGGCTGCGCGAGAAGCGCCCCGCGCTGCCGGTGCTGGTGCTCAGCCAGTACGTGCAACGGACGTACGCCGCCGACCTGCTGGACTCCGGCGACGGATCCGGCGTCGGCTACCTGCTGAAGGACCGGGTAGGTCAGGTCGAGGAGTTCACGGCCGCGCTGGCCGAGGTCGCGGCCGGTGGCACGGTCGTCGACCCGGAGGTCGTACGGCAGTTGCTGCGGCGGCGCCGGGACCCGCTGGAGCGGCTCACCCCGCGTGAGCGGGAGGTGCTGGCGCTGGTCGCGGAGGGCCGGTCCAACGGCTCCATAGCCCGCGCGCTGGTGGTGTCCGAGGCCGCCGTCGGCAAGCACATCGGGTCCATCCTCACCAAGCTCGACCTGCCGCCGGCGGAGGAGACCCACCGCCGGGTCCTCGCGGTACTGGCCTATCTCAGAGGGTGA
- a CDS encoding ABC transporter ATP-binding protein encodes MTDHAIQLRAVTRQYVSGGSPVTALDRVSLAFPRGTFTAVMGPSGSGKSTLLQCAAGLDRPTSGSVSLGGTELTTLSETRLTRLRRERIGFVFQSFNLLPSLTAEQNVALPLRLAGRRPPRARVREALRQVGLADRCGHRPSELSGGQQQRVALARALIARPEVLFADEPTGALDSRTGREVLALLRDMVDTEARTIVMVTHDPLAASCADRVVFLVDGRVADELTEASAGDVAARMAGLEAVAC; translated from the coding sequence ATGACCGACCACGCCATCCAATTGCGCGCCGTGACACGGCAGTACGTCTCGGGCGGCAGCCCCGTGACCGCGCTCGACAGGGTCTCGCTCGCCTTCCCCCGAGGCACGTTCACCGCTGTCATGGGCCCCTCCGGCTCCGGCAAGTCCACACTGCTCCAGTGCGCCGCCGGACTGGACCGGCCGACGTCCGGCTCGGTGTCCCTGGGCGGCACCGAGCTGACGACGCTGAGCGAGACCCGGCTGACACGGCTGCGCCGGGAGCGGATCGGCTTCGTCTTCCAGTCCTTCAACCTGCTGCCGTCGCTGACCGCCGAGCAGAACGTCGCGCTCCCCCTGCGCCTCGCCGGTCGCCGCCCGCCACGCGCGCGTGTCCGTGAGGCCCTGCGCCAGGTCGGCCTCGCCGACCGGTGCGGACACCGCCCGTCGGAGCTGTCCGGCGGTCAGCAGCAGCGCGTCGCGCTGGCCCGCGCGCTGATCGCCCGCCCCGAGGTGCTCTTCGCCGACGAACCGACCGGCGCCCTCGACTCCCGCACCGGCCGCGAGGTTCTGGCCCTGCTCCGCGACATGGTCGACACGGAGGCCCGGACGATCGTCATGGTCACCCACGACCCGCTCGCCGCCTCGTGCGCGGACCGCGTGGTGTTCCTCGTCGACGGCAGGGTGGCCGATGAGCTGACGGAGGCGTCGGCGGGGGATGTCGCCGCGCGGATGGCGGGTCTGGAGGCGGTGGCGTGCTGA
- a CDS encoding MerR family transcriptional regulator: MEELARLAGITVRTLRFYRERGLIPPPRREGRIAWYDDRHLARLRTISAMLERGHTLSGIAELAEAFDHGRDVADLLGMDSPTEETPVRLTPEELADRFAGDVTPENFAAALELGYLATDGEEIVHISRRLLDVSAALVREGIPLAEVLAAGKELRAHADVLADLFADLILRHGTEEDLPRLRPLARSVVEAEMSLALDRRLRKRS; the protein is encoded by the coding sequence ATGGAGGAGCTGGCCCGGCTGGCCGGCATCACCGTGCGTACCCTGCGCTTCTACCGCGAACGCGGGCTCATCCCCCCGCCCCGCCGCGAGGGCCGAATCGCCTGGTACGACGACCGCCACCTGGCCCGGCTGCGCACGATCTCGGCGATGCTGGAACGCGGCCACACCCTCAGCGGCATCGCCGAACTCGCCGAGGCCTTCGACCACGGACGCGATGTCGCCGACCTGCTCGGCATGGACTCCCCCACCGAGGAGACCCCGGTCCGCCTCACCCCCGAGGAACTCGCCGACCGCTTCGCCGGCGACGTCACCCCGGAGAACTTCGCCGCCGCCCTGGAACTCGGCTATCTCGCCACCGACGGCGAGGAGATCGTCCACATCAGCCGCCGCCTGCTGGACGTCTCCGCCGCCCTGGTCCGCGAGGGCATCCCGCTCGCCGAGGTACTGGCCGCGGGCAAGGAACTGCGCGCCCACGCCGATGTCCTCGCCGATCTCTTCGCCGACCTGATCCTCCGCCACGGCACGGAGGAGGACCTCCCCCGCCTGCGCCCCCTCGCGCGCAGCGTGGTGGAGGCGGAGATGTCCCTGGCCCTGGACCGCCGCCTGCGGAAGCGGTCGTAG
- a CDS encoding exodeoxyribonuclease III, with protein sequence MLTVTSVNVNGLRAAAKKGFVEWLAATSADVLCLQEVRAEAKQLPDAVREPDGWHVVHAPAAAKGRAGVSLYTRREPDRVQVGFGSSEFDAGGRYVEADLPGVTVASLYLPSGEVGTERQDEKVRFMGEFLAYLKDLRERAAADGREVVVCGDWNIAHEKADLKNWRANQKSSGFLPEERAWLGQVLDPEEGGYVDVVRALHPDVEGPYSWWSYRGRAFDNDTGWRIDYQIATPGLAGRAVKGFVERAATHAERWSDHAPVTVVYE encoded by the coding sequence GTGCTCACTGTGACCTCCGTGAATGTGAACGGGCTGCGTGCCGCCGCGAAGAAGGGTTTCGTGGAGTGGCTGGCCGCGACCTCCGCCGATGTGCTGTGCCTCCAGGAGGTGCGCGCCGAGGCGAAGCAGCTGCCGGACGCCGTACGGGAGCCCGACGGCTGGCATGTCGTGCATGCGCCCGCCGCCGCGAAGGGGCGCGCAGGCGTCTCCCTCTACACCCGGCGCGAGCCCGACCGCGTGCAGGTCGGCTTCGGGTCGAGCGAGTTCGATGCCGGCGGGCGCTATGTCGAGGCGGATCTGCCCGGTGTGACGGTCGCCTCCCTGTACCTCCCGTCCGGTGAGGTCGGCACCGAGCGCCAGGACGAGAAGGTCCGCTTCATGGGGGAGTTCCTCGCCTACCTCAAGGACCTGCGCGAGCGCGCCGCCGCCGACGGGCGTGAGGTCGTCGTCTGCGGCGACTGGAACATCGCCCACGAGAAGGCGGACCTCAAGAACTGGCGAGCCAATCAGAAGAGCTCCGGCTTCCTCCCCGAAGAGCGCGCCTGGCTCGGCCAGGTGCTCGATCCGGAGGAGGGCGGGTACGTCGACGTCGTGCGCGCCCTGCACCCGGACGTCGAGGGGCCGTACAGCTGGTGGTCGTACCGGGGGCGCGCCTTCGACAACGACACGGGCTGGCGCATCGACTACCAGATCGCGACGCCGGGGCTCGCGGGCCGGGCGGTCAAGGGCTTCGTGGAGCGCGCGGCGACGCATGCGGAGCGTTGGTCGGATCATGCGCCGGTGACAGTCGTCTACGAGTAG
- a CDS encoding GNAT family N-acetyltransferase, whose amino-acid sequence MHIRRVSFDHPDAVKLNDAVQAEYAARYGDDGDATVMATADFDPPNGVYLLAYDEHGTPVASGGWRVKDTNGEGNIDGDAEIKRMYVIAGMRGHGLARRILAALEEDARGAGRLRMVLETGTKQPEAVALYESSGYEPCEKFGYYRFHELSLCYAKPLTL is encoded by the coding sequence ATGCACATACGTCGCGTCTCCTTCGACCACCCCGACGCCGTGAAGCTCAATGACGCGGTCCAGGCCGAGTACGCCGCCCGCTACGGCGACGACGGCGACGCCACGGTCATGGCCACGGCCGACTTCGACCCGCCGAACGGCGTGTACCTCCTCGCCTACGACGAGCACGGCACCCCGGTCGCCTCGGGCGGCTGGCGTGTCAAGGACACGAACGGCGAGGGCAACATCGACGGTGACGCCGAGATCAAGCGCATGTACGTGATCGCCGGCATGCGTGGCCACGGTCTCGCCCGGCGCATCCTGGCCGCTCTGGAGGAGGACGCCCGCGGGGCCGGCCGACTGCGCATGGTGCTGGAGACGGGCACCAAGCAACCCGAGGCCGTCGCCCTCTACGAGTCCAGCGGCTATGAGCCGTGCGAGAAGTTCGGCTACTACCGGTTCCACGAACTGAGCCTGTGCTACGCCAAGCCGCTCACCCTCTGA
- the sepX gene encoding divisome protein SepX/GlpR: MSSSGLIYAVIVGAWAAYLVPMWLRRQDELNEARPTERFSTAIRLLSGRAGMERRYAKDLRARSADEGEPSADDPDGVTASVDVRAFAVSPTRPQTVSARAEEPERQERSEPARARAAAPAPEPGPAPARKSRKPQKAQKAQAAQKPVPAARRTPPSPAEEAAAARARRTKVLARRRRTTVMLFLAFTMGAIVAAVGGLAFLWAPGVPAVLLSAYIAYLRSQERRRFAYQMDRRRAEVAAQQLKERARQPRRRVSADARADAEEPDEGPGPQSDPGLSTLAADRRALVEQTDHAEWVDQQRERQRRPGQGESWDPVPVPLPTYVTAPVAPRATADVDLGAPDAWSSARSSAVAPEQEAAEARAAGAEQAETQAADGEEKADGGGRSDARRAASARRARERGRTPLFDQYEDGGRPRAANE, encoded by the coding sequence GTGAGCAGCAGTGGCCTCATCTACGCAGTCATTGTCGGGGCCTGGGCCGCCTACTTGGTGCCGATGTGGCTCCGTAGGCAGGACGAGCTGAACGAGGCCCGTCCGACGGAACGCTTCAGCACAGCCATCCGGTTGCTGTCCGGACGGGCGGGGATGGAGCGCCGGTACGCCAAGGACCTGCGCGCGCGCTCCGCCGACGAGGGGGAGCCCAGCGCCGACGACCCGGACGGCGTCACCGCATCGGTGGACGTCCGGGCCTTCGCCGTGTCTCCGACGCGCCCGCAGACGGTGTCGGCGCGCGCGGAGGAGCCGGAGCGGCAGGAGCGGTCCGAACCGGCGCGCGCACGCGCGGCCGCCCCGGCGCCCGAACCCGGACCCGCACCGGCGCGGAAGTCGCGGAAGCCACAGAAAGCACAGAAGGCGCAGGCGGCGCAGAAGCCGGTCCCGGCCGCGCGGCGTACGCCCCCCTCGCCTGCCGAGGAGGCGGCCGCGGCGCGCGCCCGGCGCACAAAGGTGCTCGCGCGCCGTCGGCGCACAACCGTGATGCTCTTCCTCGCCTTCACAATGGGCGCGATCGTCGCCGCCGTCGGAGGGCTCGCGTTCCTGTGGGCACCCGGCGTGCCTGCCGTACTGCTCAGCGCGTACATCGCCTACCTGCGCTCCCAGGAGCGCCGCCGCTTCGCGTATCAGATGGACCGTCGGCGCGCCGAGGTCGCCGCGCAACAGCTCAAGGAGCGTGCGCGCCAGCCGCGCCGGCGTGTCTCCGCCGACGCCCGCGCGGACGCAGAGGAGCCTGACGAAGGCCCTGGACCACAGAGCGACCCGGGCCTTTCGACGCTGGCCGCGGACCGGCGGGCGCTCGTCGAGCAGACCGATCACGCGGAGTGGGTCGATCAGCAGCGTGAGCGCCAGCGGCGGCCGGGGCAGGGTGAGAGCTGGGATCCCGTGCCGGTGCCGTTGCCGACGTACGTGACCGCGCCCGTCGCGCCGCGCGCCACGGCGGACGTGGACCTGGGGGCGCCCGACGCGTGGAGTTCGGCGCGGTCCAGCGCGGTCGCGCCGGAGCAGGAGGCGGCGGAGGCCCGCGCGGCCGGAGCCGAACAGGCGGAGACGCAGGCGGCTGACGGTGAGGAGAAGGCGGACGGCGGCGGGCGCAGTGACGCCCGCCGGGCCGCCTCCGCCCGGCGGGCGCGTGAACGGGGGCGTACGCCGTTGTTCGACCAGTACGAGGACGGCGGGCGGCCGCGGGCGGCCAACGAGTAG
- a CDS encoding ABC transporter permease, protein MLTVALHTLRTRWITFTGSFVALSLGVALIAVMGLALASSLQAPERRPERFAAAPVVVQGRDTLRVPTPNGDRTQPLAQPNAVPARTIAALKRLGPVTEDRSFAVRAENGPADLVGHPWPTAAFAPYGPVNGREPRADGEVVVTSGWAVKGDRLRTGSGTVTVVGVVRGLGFENAVFLTPARAAQLAPVSTQLVVEADAAAVREAVGTDSGAEVLTGADRRFADADPDRDREALTAMNAMFGTAGGVSGFVSVFVVASTFAFAVAQRRREFGLLRTAGATPGQIRRTVLAEALLIGVLASAAGCALGAFTAPYLAAWVVDGGLAPAWFTIGDHVWPYLLAFWTGLFVALTGAAAAAWRAGRTGPAQALREASVDQGTMPWTRRLLGTALLATAAVMLLLALATDPSDLLHRKTYVSRPMLLITAFALLAPLLVRPLTRLLTWLPSRLPGACGLLIRENTSTAVRRTAATAAPVLVTVALTGSLPGATATLNEARTTETRHRTIADFVVTPPPGGYDRPTLERLQKIPNAKVSSTSPSEVHVLEEGVALIRSPARVADPKALTATTRLPLTAGRVLDLDDDSIIVNEEWERHTVGQRVTVWLADGTRKSLRIAAVMPVGTGDNGVYVTPANAPHARVDRIDVKVTPGTDTAAAARALRAAIEPHGGLLHTRTAWLRATQPPADGTTRLGFLLVLGIALLYTGISLANTLVMATPDRVRDLRALRLAGATTAQVLRLIAAEALTVVAVGALLGLLVAALNLLGMWGALSLLSVHAPIVLPWKALGSATAACAALAVVAAVIPAASALRGRAGIRTA, encoded by the coding sequence ATGCTGACCGTAGCCCTGCACACCCTGCGCACCCGCTGGATCACCTTCACCGGCAGCTTCGTGGCGCTGTCCCTCGGCGTCGCGCTGATCGCCGTGATGGGGCTGGCCCTGGCCTCGTCGCTCCAGGCCCCCGAACGCCGGCCGGAGCGGTTCGCGGCGGCCCCAGTCGTCGTGCAGGGCCGGGACACGCTGCGCGTACCGACACCGAACGGCGACCGCACCCAGCCGCTGGCCCAGCCGAACGCCGTGCCCGCGCGGACGATCGCCGCCCTGAAGCGCCTCGGCCCCGTCACCGAGGACCGCTCCTTCGCCGTGCGGGCCGAGAACGGGCCCGCCGATCTGGTGGGCCACCCTTGGCCCACGGCGGCCTTCGCGCCGTACGGCCCGGTGAACGGGCGCGAGCCGCGGGCGGATGGCGAGGTGGTCGTCACGTCGGGCTGGGCCGTCAAGGGCGACCGCCTGCGCACCGGTTCCGGAACCGTGACGGTGGTCGGCGTGGTGCGCGGCCTCGGCTTCGAGAACGCCGTGTTCCTCACCCCCGCGCGGGCCGCGCAGTTGGCGCCGGTCAGCACCCAACTGGTCGTGGAGGCGGACGCGGCGGCCGTGCGCGAGGCGGTCGGCACGGATTCCGGCGCCGAGGTGCTGACGGGTGCGGACCGACGGTTCGCGGACGCCGATCCGGACCGCGACCGCGAGGCCCTGACCGCCATGAACGCGATGTTCGGCACCGCCGGCGGGGTCAGCGGCTTCGTGTCGGTGTTCGTGGTGGCGTCGACGTTCGCCTTCGCGGTGGCCCAGCGGCGCCGCGAGTTCGGGCTGCTGCGCACGGCGGGCGCCACGCCCGGCCAGATCCGCCGCACGGTGCTGGCGGAGGCCCTCCTGATCGGCGTCCTCGCCTCGGCCGCCGGCTGCGCCCTGGGCGCGTTCACGGCGCCGTACCTCGCCGCATGGGTCGTGGACGGCGGACTCGCACCGGCCTGGTTCACCATTGGCGACCACGTCTGGCCGTACCTTCTGGCCTTCTGGACGGGCCTGTTCGTCGCGCTGACGGGAGCGGCGGCCGCCGCGTGGCGAGCGGGTCGGACCGGTCCCGCGCAGGCGCTGCGCGAGGCATCCGTGGACCAGGGCACGATGCCCTGGACCCGTCGCCTACTCGGTACGGCCCTCCTCGCCACGGCCGCCGTCATGCTGCTCCTGGCCCTGGCGACCGACCCGTCCGACCTGCTGCACCGCAAGACGTACGTCAGCCGCCCCATGCTGCTGATCACCGCCTTCGCCCTGCTCGCCCCGCTCCTCGTACGCCCCCTGACCCGCCTGCTCACGTGGCTCCCCTCCCGCCTTCCCGGCGCGTGCGGGCTGCTGATCCGCGAGAACACCAGCACCGCCGTCCGCCGCACCGCGGCCACAGCCGCCCCGGTCCTGGTCACGGTCGCCCTGACCGGCTCCCTGCCCGGCGCCACGGCAACCTTGAACGAAGCGCGAACGACGGAGACCCGCCACCGCACCATCGCGGACTTCGTCGTGACGCCCCCACCCGGCGGCTACGACAGACCAACGCTCGAACGCCTCCAGAAGATCCCGAATGCAAAGGTCTCCTCGACCTCCCCGAGCGAGGTACACGTCCTCGAAGAGGGCGTAGCCCTGATCCGTTCCCCTGCCCGCGTCGCCGACCCGAAGGCGCTGACCGCCACCACCCGCCTGCCCCTCACCGCGGGCCGAGTCCTGGACCTCGACGACGACTCGATCATCGTCAACGAGGAGTGGGAGCGGCACACCGTGGGCCAACGGGTGACGGTCTGGCTGGCCGACGGCACGCGCAAGTCGCTGCGGATCGCCGCGGTGATGCCGGTGGGCACGGGCGACAACGGCGTCTACGTCACTCCCGCGAACGCTCCCCACGCACGCGTGGACCGCATCGACGTCAAGGTCACACCAGGCACCGACACGGCGGCCGCGGCAAGGGCCCTGCGCGCGGCGATCGAGCCGCACGGCGGCCTGCTCCACACCCGCACCGCATGGCTGCGAGCCACCCAGCCCCCGGCCGACGGCACCACCCGACTCGGCTTCCTCCTAGTCCTGGGCATAGCCCTGCTCTACACCGGCATCTCCCTCGCCAACACCCTGGTCATGGCCACACCCGACCGGGTCCGCGACCTGAGGGCACTGCGCCTGGCCGGAGCCACCACCGCCCAGGTCCTGCGCCTGATCGCCGCGGAGGCACTCACGGTGGTCGCCGTCGGCGCGCTCCTGGGCCTGCTGGTCGCCGCCCTCAACCTGCTCGGCATGTGGGGCGCTCTGTCGCTGCTGTCCGTGCACGCCCCGATCGTGCTTCCGTGGAAGGCCCTGGGCTCGGCGACGGCCGCGTGCGCGGCTCTGGCGGTCGTCGCGGCGGTGATACCGGCGGCATCGGCGCTGCGGGGCAGGGCGGGAATTCGGACGGCTTAA